One part of the Aquila chrysaetos chrysaetos chromosome 26, bAquChr1.4, whole genome shotgun sequence genome encodes these proteins:
- the NDUFA12 gene encoding NADH dehydrogenase [ubiquinone] 1 alpha subcomplex subunit 12, with the protein MAEYVQLVKRALKHLGGHGGVRGALWQLLRVNDLKTGTLIGIDKYGNKYYEDKRNFFGRHRWVIYTDEMNGKNTFWEVDGSMVPPEWHRWLHSMTDDPPTTHPPVARKFIWENHKFNLSGTPGQYVPYSTTRKKIQEWIPPTTASK; encoded by the exons ATGGCGGAGTACGTGCAGCTGGTGAAGCGGGCGCTGAAGCACCTCGGCGGTCACGGCGGCGTCCGCGGCGCCCTGTGGCAGCTGCTGAG GGTCAATGATTTGAAGACTGGTACCCTGATAGGAATTGACAAATATGGAAACAAATACtatgaagacaaaagaaactTCTTTG GTCGACACAGATGGGTCATCTATACTGACGAAATGAATGGCAAAAATACCTTTTGGGAAGTTGATGGAAGTATGGTGCCCCCCGAATG GCATCGCTGGCTTCACTCAATGACGGATGACCCTCCAACTACTCATCCACCAGTTGCTCGTAAATTTATCTGGGAGAACCATAAATTCAATCTAAGTGGCACTCCTGGACAGTATGTACCTTACTCTACTACTCGCAAGAAGATTCAAGAGTGGATCCCACCTACAACAGCTAgcaaataa